AAAGTAAGGCCATTAGAACTTAGATTCTAATCAAGTTGAATTTTGTAACATAAGTTTAAAACTATAAATATTGCTGGGATtaataattattttgttttagttatTAGGACTCGATATATGCAAGGACACAATCGTTGGAGATGAAATGATGAGGGGAATTTCTGGTGGCCAAAAGAAACGACTTACAACAGGTTTTTCCTTTATATTTCTTCGATCATTAACTCATTTGTTAAAGTTAGATGAATATCGCCGTAATCCTGTCATAAGAAATGTCTTATGACCATGGAGATTGTGTGAGTATGAGGTCATGGCAACATCATTCTCAAACTAATTGAAAACGGATGTTTCATCATTGTACAGGTGAAATGACAGTGGGACCCACGAAGACATTGTTTATGGATGAGATATCAACCGGTTTAGATAGCTCTACGACATATCAGATTGTCAAGTGTTTGCAACAAATTGCTCATCTCACTGAAGCAACCATTTTGATGTCATTACTTCAACCTGCTCCTGAGACGTTTGATCTCTTTGATGATATCATACTTCTGTCAGACAGTCAGATTATTTATCAGGGCCCACGCGATCATGTCCTCGAGTTCTTCGAGACTTGTGGTTTTCGGTGTCCCGAAAGGAAGGGCACTGCTGATTTCTTACAAGAGGTATGTTTCCGATTGCGCGCACAGGACTGGTGCTGGTCACTGACCATGGAGCGAGCACTGCATGAAGGTTCATGCATAGTGCGTTCCATGGTCAGATGTCTACATGAGGAATTATGTGGTCAATATAGGATGGCATTGTCACTCATGTATGTATGGGAATGCATGTATTGCAGGTCACGTCGAGGAAGGATCAAGAGATCTATTGGGCAGACAAGAGCAAGCCATATCGATATATATCGGTAACCGAGTTTGCAAACAAATTCAACGACTTTCATGTTGGCAAGGGTCTAAGAAATGAGTTATCGAATCCATACAACAAGAATTATTCACATAAATCAGCACTTGTTTTCACCAAGTACTCACTTCCAAAGGTTCAACTTCTCAAAGCTAATTTCGCTAAAGAGTGGCTACTCATCAAAAGAAACTCGTTCGTCTACATTTTCAGATTTTGTCAGATTGTATTCTTAGCATTTGTCAGTTCAACTGTTTTCTTAAGAACGGAACATAAAGATAACAACGAAGAAAATGCAGGACTTTACATTGGTGCACTTCTGTTCACTATCAATACCAACATGTTCAATGGTTTTGCTGATCTTGCTATCACTATCATTAGGCTTCCTGTATTTTATAAACAAAGAGACCTTCTTTTCTATCCACCTTGGACTTTCACACTTCCTACTGTCATACTTCGGATCCCAATTTCCATTTTCGAGTCCCTAGTATGGATGGTTTTGACATATTATCCAATCGGGTTTGCACCAAATCCCGAAAGGTAAGAATGACTGCTGCTCAATATTTCAAGCTGACTCTTTCCTTTGTATGTAAAGTGTTGCTTACTTTTTCTTGGATTTCTGTTGCTTTGAAGGCTTTTCAAGCAATTCATGGTTGTTTTCTTATTACAACAAATGGCAGCAGGAGCATTTAGGGCCATAGCAAGTGTTTGCAGGTCAATGGTCATTGCTAGCACTTTTGGTTCTCTTGCTATTCTCTTCCTATTCATGCTCGGTGGTTTTGTCCTCCCTCACAGTAAGCATTATAGTAAAAACAATGTAGATTTTCATTCTTTATTTTGTagtagatttctttttctttaatcTCCCTCTGGGGGTATAAACAGGTTTGATTCCAAAATGGTGGAGTTGGGGTTACTGGACTTCACCATTGTCATATGCTTTTGATGCTCTGGCCGTCAACGAGATGCTTGCACCAAGGTGGATGGACAGATTGGTATGTTGcatatcattttttattttttccaatGATACGAATTAGCCAGCGATATATTTATACAAATTTGCGATCGGATTTACAGGCATCTGATAATGCAACAGCAGTGGGAGTTGCAGTACTTGAAAAGTTTGATATCTTTCCTCGGAGCAACTGGTTTTGGATTGGATCAGCAGCACTCTTGGGTTTCGCCGTTGTTTTCAATTGTCTTTTCACCATTGCACTTACATACCTAAATCGTAAATTTCTAAACTCACTTTTCTTTAAATGGATACTTATGTAGTAAGTAGTAACTAATTACAACTACAAAATTCGCCTCTTAATATAATCGATTTCGTATTATAACAGCTATTGGAAGACCCCAAGCGATTATACCAGAAGAAAGGGCTCACGTGGTGGAAGTTGGCATGCATAAAACTAGTCCAAGTAAGAAATAGCAATGTCCTATGACGTAATCTCGTTTATATATAACTACAATGCTGGGACAACCAAAAGGCTTTAAACATGAACCAAATTTGCAATCTTACAGGAGTAGCGGAAATGGTAACATTACGGAATGCAAGTAGAAATGGCGCTCCTTCAGCTCTTGGGGAAACGAACAGGATTGCTAGCAAGAGAGGAATGGTTCTTCCATTTGTGCCACTTTCCATGTCTTTTGACAATATAAATTACTACGTTCATATGCCTGCGGTAAAGTTTTTCTCTACACTGCTACATCTATTTCTGTTTTTGAATAATAAGGTCGAATCTTTTTAATACTCATTGTATTGAACTAAACAGGAACTTAAGGCAAAAGGGGAGACTGAAACTagacttcaattactaagggaagTAACTGGAGCTTTTAGGCCTGGGATTTTAACTGCACTGATGGGAGTAAGTGGAGCGGGAAAAACCACACTTATGGACGTTCTTGCTGGAAGAAAAACCGGGGGATACACCGAAGGAGATATTCGAATATCAGGGTTCTCTAAGAACCAAGAAACTTTCGCAAGAATTTCAGGTTACTGTGAGCAAAATGACATCCATTCTCCTCAAGTTACGGTTCGCGAATCATTGATTTATTCTGCGTTCCTTAGGCTCCCAAAGCAAGTCAGCGATGAGGACAAGATGGTAAGAACTTAGCTACTTATTTCTGATCAGAAACCCTTTTCGGCGTTCGCAGATTTGTAATTAACTTATGAAGTCAAAAGTGTTTTCAGATATTTGTGGAAGAAGTTATGGAACTAGTAGAACTCGATACTCTTAAGGATGCAATTGTGGGCATTCCAGGGATCACTGGTTTATCAACAGAACAAAGAAAGAGATTGACTATAGCTGTAGAGTTAGTTGCTAACCCTTCAATCATTTTCATGGATGAACCAACATCTGGTCTTGATGCAAGGGCTGCTGCCATTGTCATGCGCACTGTTAGGAATACTGTCAACACTGGACGGACAGTTGTCTGCACAATTCATCAACCTAGCATTGATATCTTTGAAGCTTTCGACGAGGTTAGTCTCTCTCTCACACATGTACATATGACATGACGCATGCAGTTTATTTACTAATTATTTTTCTGCACTAGCTGATATTGATGAAAAGGGGAGGACACGTTATCTACTCAGGTCCCTTAGGGAGGAATTCTTGTAGAGTTATCGAATACTTTGAGGTACTTATGTGCTTTCAGTTGCAACTTGCAAGTAATATTGCTCCCGAGGCCGAGACTGAAATATTAGGCtgattctttttccttttctttctacGCCTGTCATAGGCTATTCCAGGCGTCCCGAAAATCAAAGATAAGTACAACCCAGCAACATGGATGCTTGAAGCAAGCTCATCTGGGAGTGAAGCTAGACTCGGAATTGATTTCGCAGAGTTCTACAAAATGTCAGCTTTGTGTcagtaagtcatgatatgttttctTGTATTCAACTTCCTGAAAAATCTTTGAAGGTGTAAATATTGATATTTAGCTAATATGCATGATGTTGGATTCTGAAATAGACAAAACAATACGCTAGTTAAGGAACTCAGCACCCCATCTTCGGGAGCAAAAGATCTTTATTTCCCTACACAATATTCCCAATCAACTTGGGGGCAATTTAAATCCTGCCTTTGGAAACAGTGGTGGACTTACTGGAGAAGCCCGGAGTATAACCTTGCTAGATTCTTCTTCAGCTTGACTGCTGGACTCTTGCTCGGATCAATGTTTTGGATGATCGGCGCAAAAATGTCAGTACCATTTACTAGTCCTGAGGAATGATGATATTTAAACCATGAGTTTTGAGTTTTGGACATTGCGTGTCTTCTATGTTTCAGGAACAATTCTAGCGACCTAAACATAGTTATTGGAGCAATGTTTTTCTCTATTTTGTCAATTGGAATCACAAATTGCTCTACCGTGCAACCCGTTGTAGCTACAGAAAGATCAGTATTCTATAGGGAAAGAGCTGCCGGGATGTACTCTGCCTTACCTTATGCCATGGCACAAGTAAGAGAAAAagcttctctctctcttttctatGAAATGTATGCTGAACTTTCACCTTGATTTTGCAGGTGGTCGTAGAAATACCATACGCCTTTGTCCAGgcaatatatttttcagtcatTGCGTATGCAATGCTGGGTTTTGAATGGACAGCAACTAAGTTTTTATGGTTCTTCATCATCACGTTCCTAACTTTCCTATACTTCACCTACTATGGAATGATGTCTGTCTCCATCACTCCAAACCCTCAAACTGCAGCTATCCTCGCTTCAAGTTTCTACGGATTCTTCAACCTCTTTTCTGGTTTCTTCATCCCTCGGCCGGTAATTCTTGTTATCAGATACTCgtgtacaagaaaaaaaaaagttacaactATTTCGTTCAgctaatatatattttttctacTTGTTTGAAAAACTGCAGAGAATTCCCAAGTGGTGGGTATGGTATTATTGGATATGCCCTGTTGCATGGACAGTGTACGGGTTGATATTATCACAATACGGAGACTTGGAAGATATGATAAAGGTACCTGGAATGGAAGATCAGATGATTAAATCTTACATAAAAGTACATTACGGGTACCAAAATGATTTCATGGGCGTCGTTGCAGGAGTTTTAGTTGGTTTCACGATATTCTTCGCAACCATGTATGCAATATGCATCATATTCATAAATTTCCAACATAGATAAAGACGATATATAAACACAGTTTAGATACATTATCATTTGATCCATTGaagtaaatatatatatatatatatatatatatatatggaagaACTGAAACTGTTTTCGGCAGGTCTCATAATGCATGTAAGATTCATCATGAGCCAAGAAAGACTGCATGACCCCAAGCATATTATAGCAGAATTTAGATGGACATGCATGCATTTCATTCATTCGGATAGACAGGAGTAAAACAAGAATCACTTAATGGGAAGTCAGAATATAATCTGCAAACaagcaacaagaagaaaaaaaacgataAATAAACTATTTGAAAGATTAATATATTCAGACCTAAAGATGCTTCTCTAATAGCTATCGAACTTGAAAATTAATCGAATGGTGTTCTTCAACGATCAGAAAACCCCACCAGCTTGGTAATCACAGACCTACAAAGAGGACAAGTATTTTGCTTATTCATCCACTTTGATATACAACTATAATGGAACTTATGTGAACACTTCTTAATAGTAGTAGTTCCACCAACTTCCATATCTTCCCAGCAAATTGCACACATCTGATCTCTCTTGTTTTCTGATTGATTTTCATCTGTTGTACTATTCTTGCAATTGTTTGCGGTGCTGCCATGCTCATCGACGTCCAAATAAGCATTTGTTTCAAATCCTGTCATATGGCAAGCATGTGGTTGACGGTAGTAATCGGGATTATCATCCCTGTTAAAATTACTGTTCATTGTCCTTAAcagagaaaataaacaaaccctaacttATTCGCACTAGATAACTTACTTGTTAGATAGAAAATCATTTGGAGGGCACAGAATATATTTTCACTGAACAAAATAATGGTTTGGGGTTTATCTGTGCGAGATTCGCAGATAATAAATCTATCTGTATATAGCAAAATTCTGGCTCTAGCGAAACACGGGAAATGCTAGAACTCTTACCTTAACAAAATACTTATACGATACGGTCGTTTCGGTGATATTGACCGATATGGACCCATGTTGACTGTTAATTTTGCTGTTTTATCTAACAAATCTGTCTATTAATTAGCTACATCTATGAGTCCTTGACTCCTTGGTCGGATGTTAGTAAACATTTGGGAATTTCATATAATGAATAATTTGGGAATTTCATATAATGAATAAATAGtaaaatatttatatatgtaTCAGAATGATATGGATCCGTATCAGCTCAATACTAAACTGATACAGTAATTGTTGAGTTTGAGAAGCTAAGTGGGCATTGTGAAAAACTTGATTTTATTAATCACAAGTTAATTTACACACAATTGTACAAACATAAATTCTCACACAACCTTACTGACCTTACTCCACTCGATCACTCACTTCCTAGCTTAATCGGTTCTTACAACTAAGGACTAGTGTCTCCTATTTATACTAGCTATTTGAACATTCTAGAGACCGCCTATAAGAACATACTAGAGATCGGACTAAGCTAGATATTTCTAGCACCTAATTTTTCCTGTTTACTCTAGATACTTCTATGCCTTTCTAGCTAATTTGTAGTCTGGATAATTCTAGAGAATTACCAAACGGACATGGGCTTTATTGGGCTTTCTAAATGAAGTTTGTGTTGATATCTCAACAGTAATGATCTTGCATCGTACATTATTACTTACACTAATCCATTGAAGTAAATATATATTGAATTCGGTCCCAAAAAATCCATTGAAGTAAATACATTATTACTCCAAAggagtcactatccatccacaaaaaacccgtcaaaataaaagtaacacaaaaaccccaaaaaataaaattttgatgaaaccaaaatttgatgaaaccaattttgaaatttggaatttttgtattaatattttaaaattttgggatttttatataatttagtttaagatggagttttaatgaatcaaCATTTGAGTGAGATTTTTCTACTACAAGTTCGGTcatcttgggtttttatgactagttttgtattGAAGAAGTGAAATTGTTTCCGGCAGTCTCAAAATACATGTAAGATTTTGAGCCAAGGCATACAGTAAAGAAAATTGCAATTCATTCATTGAGGGAAAAGAAGTAAAAAACAAGAATTACACAATGAATGATCGAACAAAACTTCAAACACGTAGGGGAGAAAAAAACTTAACTAGACCAGTAAAACATTATAATTCAGACTTTCTGATGCTTCTCTAGTAAAAGGGTTAATATCTTTTCGAACATGAAATCAAGATCCGAAGACGTAAAACTAGACCTACCAAATAGGACAAGCAGAAGTAAAACACAACGCACTGTAGTGGTATAACAATTGGAATGCAAAAAAATGGCTCTCCACTCTCTCTCCCCTTCACCTGAGCTTCCTCCTCTTTCGGTAACGGCTACTTCCTATCGTTTTTTCTCTGTCCCTTTCTTCTAACGTCTCTTTAACGGCTCTCTCTAACCGCCGGTTCCTTATTTTTTTGTCGGAAACCTCCAATCTTTTTCTGCAAATGATTCTTCTCATCTAATCTCAAGCCCAATCCATGAACACTACTAACAAGTATCACATTTGCAACTGCAATTGCATCAATTACACAACACAAATCACAAATTCCACTCAAATCACAAAAGGCTCAAAAATCACTTGCAACACACAAATCACTgaattcataacttacaatccgAAGAATCACACAGGAATGAATGCCCAAACCATCAAAGGACATTCTGGCATATCTCATGATTATTATGGCACAGAAGATTTTTTGGGTTCTTTTACAAAAACTCATACCCAATCTTGCTTAACTCTGCATCTTTCAGTCTTACTGGAAAATTCTTATCAAAAACAACTTGCCACTAAACTCCCATTGCCTAGATTTAAATTACCCTGTTCAAGCTCTCAAAGCCAGaattttatcctagaaaaggAAGGAGTTTTTTAGAGACAGAAATCTCAACCAGTTAGTCTGAGGTTCTCTAGTTGCAAAGATCATTGGGGAATCAGCTGGATTTCTACACCTCCTTCTCCTGGTATGTATCAGTGCACTATTTTGGCTATTTTGGCTAAACTTCCTGGAGGTGAGTACTTGAATCTCTTTCTGGTTGTTTCCCTACTCACTACTCCTAATTTGATCTTTCTACAATTTACCAAAAGCATATGCTCTCTATTGCCTGCTAGTCCTACCAAGTCCCTTAAACCTGACTATTTCTTGAACCTTGTTAGCACTCATGATCTTCTctattggaaaaattgtttattTCTTATCATGCTTTTAACTAGGAATCAGCTACATTGCACTACTTTTTCTCtaaatagaaataaaaatttaCACATAGTTCTACAAATTACCAAAGTATGCATAAACATTTCCATAAACAGGATAGCATCATTTTTTTTCGACatcaaactaaaagaaaagattTCAGAATGTCTGGCACTACTAAATTCAGCATGTGCAGCTTGCCAAATGCTACCTGTTTAGTCTGtttttcccccccccccccagacTCAAGTGCAACATCTCTCACAGCTCTGTCCATCACTGCCTTATACACCCTCTCTACAGCCCTTGCATCTGCTTCAGGAGGCAAAGTGTCATCAGCCGGCAACACAGGAAGCTGGGGCTCCTCACCTCGCATAGCACTAGCCTTTGCAGATCTGTAGATTTGACCCACAATCCTAGAATCAACTCCAGGAGTTACATACTCATCTCGAGGAACTTCAAGCGGATGTGTGACTTCTCCAGCACCAGTCTGAGACACCGCGGACACATCCTGAGCCATCTGCCTGAGAGTGGGAGCAAGAATGAACAAATTGGGAAATGTGATCTGACCTGGTTCAGGTGGCATTGTATCTTGGATCCAAATTTGATCCTTGGCAGGATCGGGTATATGAGCAGAAAAGAAGCCATGCTGAGTCCCCCCACAGAAAATCCGTTCATCATCTACCAATACAATGCCTTCATTTATCACCCGGCGTCCCTTTGTGGGGTGCAGAGAAAAAACAACCCACCCATCTTTTACACCCACAAGTTCTCCATTCTGAATTCGGCCTTGCTCGACCTGTTGCGGTGGTCTCCTTCGCCTAGCAGTTGCATACACAGTCCTTTCCCCATTGCCTGCTCTCCCACCTCTAAAATCAGACACCCTACCACCAGAACCTGCTCTCCCATACATTGGATCAGAAGTATTATGCAATTCATGCATGTTATAACCAGAAAAACCTTCACTTATCCTTGCAGTTTCAACCTACAAAATTCAATTATCAGGCCACAAATAGCACTCAAATTGATTAAATGCATGGAAGTTAAAACCTCACCCAAGAACTGCTTGATTTACAAAGAATTTTACCTTCTTTATCTGAGGGATTTCAACAGTCTGCTCTATCTGAGGCTCGACTTCGGCAACTCTCTGCTTCTCATGCTCATCTCTCTGGGGTCGCATATTTGCATCCATCTTCCTTTTGCCTTGAGATTTCAACGCGGAGATTACTCTAGAAATGTTGTGCAACAGAAAGATTACATAGGAACACTTTTTTTATCTCAGCGAAAATTGATCAAGAAACTGATTGAAATTATCATCTCAGCGGTTTTAATCAACTTAAGAAGAACAACAGCCTTTCAATCACAACCGTCAAAAATCATCGGGAGTTACCAGACTCGCAGCATTAACTTCCGGTCTTGCAACTTGAGGCGCATGATCAAGCCTACTGGCATCATTACCTGGCCTACTACAAGCAAAGAACCACCATTGGCTCATGCAAAGCGGCAACAGACACCTGGCAAGAACTCTCTTTCCACGTCAACGGGTCAGATTTTGAGTAAATGGATATGCAACATTCTCACCCGACAAGCCCAGATACAAAAACTACCTCAAACTTTAGAAATGACTCAGACACTTTTAACCACTCAGATACAAGATTTTTGAAATGACTCAGACATTTTTAACCACTCCAATCCTTCCAGCCGCAAGTACAAGGACCACTTCAACTGCAATACCAAGGACCAATTCAAAGACAACCTCTTCATCAAATACAAAGAACAAATCCAACTTGCGTCAACATTTCAAAATTCAGCTAGACATGTCGTTCTCAGTCATTATGAAGATTACACAATTACCATCTACTACCCCTAATGGGAAGGACGAGGTAAGACTCTAAACACTTTAAATAACAATTTTATTGTCCTTGTATGCAGGTACATGAGCCAGAACCCATTAGTCACGAGAGCCAGCAATAGCTATCACCAACTGAACTACAAAGTGATGTCCACACCAACAGATCCGTACTTATCAAAACCAGTTTGGACTAACTTGTGTACAACCCACATCTATGTTCCAAAGACCAACATTACTGTCATTAGCAAGAATCATTTTCAAATTAAATCTTGGGTGGATGCCCCACAGTATCACAGCTGGCCCTGCCTTGTTAGAATACACTTTGGTAAATATACCTACTGGTTATTATTCGTTTACTACCCACAAATGGCTTCCTCATCAAATCCCTCCAACCCAACCATTGAAATTCTTGTTGATCAGATGAACAAAACCTTCAATATGCCTGAAGTAGATCTTTATCCTAAGGTTTTCTTAAACCCTGATAACATTAGAGCCAAGCAACCTTTAGATTGGAAATGGTGTTTTATTGGAAAACTCTGCAGCAATATCTGTTATGAAACATCTAAAATCAGTACtttcatcaacaacaactgggAATTTAATGGTAGAGTTGAACTAGATATTTGGAATAGAAGAAGGAATTTTTTCATCCTCAGACTCACTCATGAAGATGATTACTCAACACTGAGGAATGGAGGCACCAGAGGAGTTTTTGACAAGCTTATGGTTCTTGTTGGTGTCCCCCTTGGAGGCCTAGACTTAATTCGTGAAGAACAATTTACCAAGGTAATGGTTTGGCAGCTCATCAAAACAATCCCATCACACATCATACCAGATATCCAAAATATTCTACAACCTGTTGGAGTTTTTCAAACTgccaagaaaccttatggaagagacagatttgaaaaaaaattagaagTTAAACTTACCATTGATGTTACCAAACCTTTGAAGTTTGGTATTGAAGCTTTTGAAACCCCAACTATCTCTCACTGGCTGGAGTTTGCTTATGCTCATAATGGAATCAAATTCTTCAAAGTTTGTAGAATATTAGATCATCCATCCCCACCCTGCCCCATCCCACCCAAACATTCAAAATCCCACTACTCAAATCACAAAAGCCTGCAAACACCTCAATCTCTCCCACCACCCcaaacttcc
This window of the Papaver somniferum cultivar HN1 unplaced genomic scaffold, ASM357369v1 unplaced-scaffold_3, whole genome shotgun sequence genome carries:
- the LOC113341617 gene encoding ABC transporter G family member 42-like isoform X3, producing the protein MEEEEGEGEFSVSTSSSYGTSRRNQNVGEDDQEALKWAALEKLPTYSRLRTSILKSYVEEENENNHTSVLKVQHEEVDVRTLDMNQKQEFIESVFKIVEEDNDKFLRKFRNRIDRVNVQLPTVEVRYENVTVEAKCYIGNRALPTLLNTARNIVESALEIVGINAARRTNLTILKNVSGIIKPSRMTLLLGPPSSGKTTLLHTLAGKLSPDLKMKGEVTYNGHKFHEFVPQKTSAYISQNDIHLPEMTVKETLDFSARCQGVGSRYDLLAELLRKEKNAGIFKEAEVDLFMKACAVEGLESTLQTDYTLKLLGLDICKDTIVGDEMMRGISGGQKKRLTTGEMTVGPTKTLFMDEISTGLDSSTTYQIVKCLQQIAHLTEATILMSLLQPAPETFDLFDDIILLSDSQIIYQGPRDHVLEFFETCGFRCPERKGTADFLQEVTSRKDQEIYWADKSKPYRYISVTEFANKFNDFHVGKGLRNELSNPYNKNYSHKSALVFTKYSLPKVQLLKANFAKEWLLIKRNSFVYIFRFCQIVFLAFVSSTVFLRTEHKDNNEENAGLYIGALLFTINTNMFNGFADLAITIIRLPVFYKQRDLLFYPPWTFTLPTVILRIPISIFESLVWMVLTYYPIGFAPNPERLFKQFMVVFLLQQMAAGAFRAIASVCRSMVIASTFGSLAILFLFMLGGFVLPHSLIPKWWSWGYWTSPLSYAFDALAVNEMLAPRWMDRLASDNATAVGVAVLEKFDIFPRSNWFWIGSAALLGFAVVFNCLFTIALTYLNPIGRPQAIIPEERAHVVEVGMHKTSPRVAEMVTLRNASRNGAPSALGETNRIASKRGMVLPFVPLSMSFDNINYYVHMPAELKAKGETETRLQLLREVTGAFRPGILTALMGVSGAGKTTLMDVLAGRKTGGYTEGDIRISGFSKNQETFARISGYCEQNDIHSPQVTVRESLIYSAFLRLPKQVSDEDKMCFQIFVEEVMELVELDTLKDAIVGIPGITGLSTEQRKRLTIAVELVANPSIIFMDEPTSGLDARAAAIVMRTVRNTVNTGRTVVCTIHQPSIDIFEAFDEAIPGVPKIKDKYNPATWMLEASSSGSEARLGIDFAEFYKMSALCQQNNTLVKELSTPSSGAKDLYFPTQYSQSTWGQFKSCLWKQWWTYWRSPEYNLARFFFSLTAGLLLGSMFWMIGAKMNNSSDLNIVIGAMFFSILSIGITNCSTVQPVVATERSVFYRERAAGMYSALPYAMAQVVVEIPYAFVQAIYFSVIAYAMLGFEWTATKFLWFFIITFLTFLYFTYYGMMSVSITPNPQTAAILASSFYGFFNLFSGFFIPRPRIPKWWVWYYWICPVAWTVYGLILSQYGDLEDMIKVPGMEDQMIKSYIKVHYGYQNDFMGVVAGVLVGFTIFFATMYAICIIFINFQHR
- the LOC113341617 gene encoding ABC transporter G family member 29-like isoform X2; its protein translation is MEEEEGEGEFSVSTSSSYGTSRRNQNVGEDDQEALKWAALEKLPTYSRLRTSILKSYVEEENENNHTSVLKVQHEEVDVRTLDMNQKQEFIESVFKIVEEDNDKFLRKFRNRIDRVNVQLPTVEVRYENVTVEAKCYIGNRALPTLLNTARNIVESALEIVGINAARRTNLTILKNVSGIIKPSRMTLLLGPPSSGKTTLLHTLAGKLSPDLKMKGEVTYNGHKFHEFVPQKTSAYISQNDIHLPEMTVKETLDFSARCQGVGSRYDLLAELLRKEKNAGIFKEAEVDLFMKACAVEGLESTLQTDYTLKLLGLDICKDTIVGDEMMRGISGGQKKRLTTGEMTVGPTKTLFMDEISTGLDSSTTYQIVKCLQQIAHLTEATILMSLLQPAPETFDLFDDIILLSDSQIIYQGPRDHVLEFFETCGFRCPERKGTADFLQEVTSRKDQEIYWADKSKPYRYISVTEFANKFNDFHVGKGLRNELSNPYNKNYSHKSALVFTKYSLPKVQLLKANFAKEWLLIKRNSFVYIFRFCQIVFLAFVSSTVFLRTEHKDNNEENAGLYIGALLFTINTNMFNGFADLAITIIRLPVFYKQRDLLFYPPWTFTLPTVILRIPISIFESLVWMVLTYYPIGFAPNPERLFKQFMVVFLLQQMAAGAFRAIASVCRSMVIASTFGSLAILFLFMLGGFVLPHSLIPKWWSWGYWTSPLSYAFDALAVNEMLAPRWMDRLASDNATAVGVAVLEKFDIFPRSNWFWIGSAALLGFAVVFNCLFTIALTYLNPIGRPQAIIPEERAHVVEVGMHKTSPRVAEMVTLRNASRNGAPSALGETNRIASKRGMVLPFVPLSMSFDNINYYVHMPAELKAKGETETRLQLLREVTGAFRPGILTALMGVSGAGKTTLMDVLAGRKTGGYTEGDIRISGFSKNQETFARISGYCEQNDIHSPQVTVRESLIYSAFLRLPKQVSDEDKMIFVEEVMELVELDTLKDAIVGIPGITGLSTEQRKRLTIAVELVANPSIIFMDEPTSGLDARAAAIVMRTVRNTVNTGRTVVCTIHQPSIDIFEAFDELILMKRGGHVIYSGPLGRNSCRVIEYFEAIPGVPKIKDKYNPATWMLEASSSGSEARLGIDFAEFYKMSALCQQNNTLVKELSTPSSGAKDLYFPTQYSQSTWGQFKSCLWKQWWTYWRSPEYNLARFFFSLTAGLLLGSMFWMIGAKMNNSSDLNIVIGAMFFSILSIGITNCSTVQPVVATERSVFYRERAAGMYSALPYAMAQVVVEIPYAFVQAIYFSVIAYAMLGFEWTATKFLWFFIITFLTFLYFTYYGMMSVSITPNPQTAAILASSFYGFFNLFSGFFIPRPRIPKWWVWYYWICPVAWTVYGLILSQYGDLEDMIKVPGMEDQMIKSYIKVHYGYQNDFMGVVAGVLVGFTIFFATMYAICIIFINFQHR
- the LOC113341617 gene encoding ABC transporter G family member 29-like isoform X1, whose amino-acid sequence is MEEEEGEGEFSVSTSSSYGTSRRNQNVGEDDQEALKWAALEKLPTYSRLRTSILKSYVEEENENNHTSVLKVQHEEVDVRTLDMNQKQEFIESVFKIVEEDNDKFLRKFRNRIDRVNVQLPTVEVRYENVTVEAKCYIGNRALPTLLNTARNIVESALEIVGINAARRTNLTILKNVSGIIKPSRMTLLLGPPSSGKTTLLHTLAGKLSPDLKMKGEVTYNGHKFHEFVPQKTSAYISQNDIHLPEMTVKETLDFSARCQGVGSRYDLLAELLRKEKNAGIFKEAEVDLFMKACAVEGLESTLQTDYTLKLLGLDICKDTIVGDEMMRGISGGQKKRLTTGEMTVGPTKTLFMDEISTGLDSSTTYQIVKCLQQIAHLTEATILMSLLQPAPETFDLFDDIILLSDSQIIYQGPRDHVLEFFETCGFRCPERKGTADFLQEVTSRKDQEIYWADKSKPYRYISVTEFANKFNDFHVGKGLRNELSNPYNKNYSHKSALVFTKYSLPKVQLLKANFAKEWLLIKRNSFVYIFRFCQIVFLAFVSSTVFLRTEHKDNNEENAGLYIGALLFTINTNMFNGFADLAITIIRLPVFYKQRDLLFYPPWTFTLPTVILRIPISIFESLVWMVLTYYPIGFAPNPERLFKQFMVVFLLQQMAAGAFRAIASVCRSMVIASTFGSLAILFLFMLGGFVLPHSLIPKWWSWGYWTSPLSYAFDALAVNEMLAPRWMDRLASDNATAVGVAVLEKFDIFPRSNWFWIGSAALLGFAVVFNCLFTIALTYLNPIGRPQAIIPEERAHVVEVGMHKTSPRVAEMVTLRNASRNGAPSALGETNRIASKRGMVLPFVPLSMSFDNINYYVHMPAELKAKGETETRLQLLREVTGAFRPGILTALMGVSGAGKTTLMDVLAGRKTGGYTEGDIRISGFSKNQETFARISGYCEQNDIHSPQVTVRESLIYSAFLRLPKQVSDEDKMCFQIFVEEVMELVELDTLKDAIVGIPGITGLSTEQRKRLTIAVELVANPSIIFMDEPTSGLDARAAAIVMRTVRNTVNTGRTVVCTIHQPSIDIFEAFDELILMKRGGHVIYSGPLGRNSCRVIEYFEAIPGVPKIKDKYNPATWMLEASSSGSEARLGIDFAEFYKMSALCQQNNTLVKELSTPSSGAKDLYFPTQYSQSTWGQFKSCLWKQWWTYWRSPEYNLARFFFSLTAGLLLGSMFWMIGAKMNNSSDLNIVIGAMFFSILSIGITNCSTVQPVVATERSVFYRERAAGMYSALPYAMAQVVVEIPYAFVQAIYFSVIAYAMLGFEWTATKFLWFFIITFLTFLYFTYYGMMSVSITPNPQTAAILASSFYGFFNLFSGFFIPRPRIPKWWVWYYWICPVAWTVYGLILSQYGDLEDMIKVPGMEDQMIKSYIKVHYGYQNDFMGVVAGVLVGFTIFFATMYAICIIFINFQHR